Proteins co-encoded in one Kocuria flava genomic window:
- a CDS encoding CAP domain-containing protein, with translation MAKHRCAPARRPGRLTALALSTGLGLAGLATASLAAAPPARAAARDIVEVGPAQRQADAQVMLEEINRYRAAHGAPPVRYSATLSRIVQQESDRQVAAEQFSHGTAFLTDPRTGPYTKANEVIALEHHRDVRALVTWWTTSAAHDKAIKDPRHQVIGIGLTYADGRLESTGKPWQVLATVNLYEYARGGAPADAADRVGAAPAALAPTSGGHAVGGAIGEHWARLGGRTALGEPITPERCGLAGGGCYQEFALAGRITTVYWAPGLGSHAVANHGAIGQAWIAAGREHGYGYPVTDEVRVGAEVQQRFASGHVLHWSPATGATWATR, from the coding sequence ATGGCGAAGCACCGCTGCGCTCCCGCGCGCCGTCCCGGCCGGCTCACGGCCCTTGCCCTCTCCACCGGCCTCGGCCTCGCGGGCCTCGCGACCGCCTCCCTCGCCGCCGCCCCGCCCGCCCGGGCCGCGGCCCGGGACATCGTCGAGGTCGGCCCCGCCCAGCGCCAGGCCGACGCGCAGGTGATGCTCGAGGAGATCAACCGGTACCGGGCCGCCCACGGCGCCCCGCCGGTGCGCTACTCCGCGACCCTGTCGCGGATCGTCCAGCAGGAGTCCGACCGCCAGGTCGCCGCCGAGCAGTTCTCCCACGGCACGGCCTTCCTCACCGACCCGCGCACCGGCCCCTACACGAAGGCCAACGAGGTCATCGCCCTCGAGCACCACCGCGACGTGCGCGCGCTCGTGACGTGGTGGACCACCTCCGCCGCCCACGACAAGGCCATCAAGGACCCCCGCCACCAGGTCATCGGCATCGGGCTGACCTACGCCGACGGCCGCCTCGAGAGCACCGGCAAGCCCTGGCAGGTGCTGGCCACCGTCAACCTCTACGAGTACGCCCGCGGCGGGGCCCCGGCCGACGCCGCCGACCGCGTCGGGGCGGCCCCCGCCGCCCTGGCCCCGACCTCCGGCGGGCACGCCGTGGGCGGGGCGATCGGCGAGCACTGGGCCCGCCTCGGCGGGCGCACCGCGCTGGGCGAGCCGATCACCCCGGAGCGCTGCGGCCTGGCCGGCGGCGGGTGCTACCAGGAGTTCGCGCTCGCGGGCCGCATCACGACCGTCTACTGGGCCCCCGGCCTGGGCTCGCACGCGGTGGCCAACCACGGGGCGATCGGCCAGGCCTGGATCGCCGCCGGGCGCGAGCACGGCTACGGCTACCCCGTCACCGACGAGGTGCGGGTGGGCGCGGAGGTCCAGCAGCGCTTCGCCTCCGGCCACGTCCTGCACTGGTCCCCGGCCACCGGGGCCACCTGGGCGACCCGCTGA
- a CDS encoding DUF5703 family protein: MREQVRTAQAPPVPDADQRYEYLLLTVAPHERVGEARARLSEHAEYGKWELTRSVQLYGGARKYWLRRRVMRVRRTA; this comes from the coding sequence ATGAGAGAACAAGTCCGCACCGCGCAGGCGCCCCCGGTCCCGGACGCCGACCAGCGCTACGAGTACCTCCTGCTCACCGTCGCCCCGCACGAGCGGGTGGGCGAGGCCCGAGCCCGGCTGAGCGAGCACGCCGAGTACGGCAAGTGGGAGCTGACCCGCTCGGTGCAGCTCTACGGCGGGGCCCGCAAGTACTGGCTGCGCCGGCGCGTGATGCGGGTGCGCCGTACGGCCTGA
- a CDS encoding site-2 protease family protein → MSGPAPAAPRSPGIPLGRIGGVAVTLSWSWFVIAAVTVLLYTPVLLRAYPGMGALAYAAALGFAVTLALSVLLHELAHAWTGRAFGWPTGRIVLTLLGGHTHFGEVRTTPLASAVVSLAGPAVNLALAAAGWALLRAADPGPGLGWVLLDLTTWANLIVGVFNVLPGLPLDGGRVVEALVWAATGRESRGTAVAAWTGRALAAGLLVWVAATGAWRHAPTLVVTVLVTVFMWQGATASLRQAAVLSRLHGLTAGSLARTALAVDARASLAETDRRVLDWLEGRAPGTAVPQVVAVDPDRGVVGVLAAAAADAVPGPRRGETPLTAVVHGVDADAVLAAELGEEALLRAVAARPHPRWVVTAADGAVVGVLETAALERRLTG, encoded by the coding sequence GTGAGCGGGCCCGCCCCCGCCGCCCCCCGGTCCCCGGGCATCCCCCTGGGACGCATCGGCGGGGTCGCCGTCACCCTGTCCTGGTCCTGGTTCGTCATCGCCGCCGTGACCGTGCTGCTCTACACCCCCGTGCTGCTGCGCGCCTACCCCGGGATGGGCGCCCTCGCCTACGCCGCCGCCCTGGGCTTCGCCGTGACCCTGGCCCTGTCCGTGCTCCTGCACGAGCTCGCCCACGCCTGGACCGGCCGCGCCTTCGGCTGGCCCACCGGCCGGATCGTGCTCACCCTCCTCGGCGGGCACACCCACTTCGGAGAGGTGCGCACCACGCCCCTGGCCTCCGCCGTGGTCTCCCTCGCCGGCCCCGCCGTCAACCTCGCCCTCGCCGCCGCCGGCTGGGCGCTGCTGCGCGCCGCCGACCCCGGCCCCGGCCTCGGCTGGGTCCTGCTCGACCTCACCACCTGGGCCAACCTCATCGTCGGGGTCTTCAACGTCCTGCCCGGCCTGCCCCTGGACGGCGGGCGCGTGGTCGAGGCCCTCGTGTGGGCCGCCACCGGCCGCGAGTCCCGCGGCACCGCCGTGGCCGCCTGGACCGGGCGCGCCCTGGCCGCCGGGCTGCTCGTGTGGGTCGCCGCCACCGGCGCCTGGCGCCACGCCCCCACCCTCGTCGTCACCGTCCTCGTGACCGTGTTCATGTGGCAGGGCGCCACCGCCTCCCTGCGCCAGGCCGCCGTGCTCTCCCGCCTGCACGGGCTCACCGCCGGGTCCCTGGCCCGCACGGCGCTCGCGGTGGACGCCCGGGCCTCCCTGGCCGAGACCGACCGGCGGGTCCTGGACTGGCTGGAGGGGCGCGCCCCGGGCACGGCCGTGCCGCAGGTCGTGGCGGTCGACCCCGACCGGGGGGTCGTGGGGGTCCTCGCCGCCGCGGCGGCCGACGCCGTGCCGGGGCCGCGGCGGGGGGAGACCCCGCTGACGGCGGTCGTGCACGGGGTCGACGCCGACGCCGTGCTCGCCGCGGAGCTGGGGGAGGAGGCGCTGCTGCGCGCCGTCGCCGCCCGCCCCCACCCGCGGTGGGTGGTCACCGCCGCGGACGGGGCGGTCGTGGGGGTGCTCGAGACGGCGGCCCTCGAGCGGCGCCTGACCGGCTGA
- a CDS encoding undecaprenyl-diphosphate phosphatase, producing MNWIESIILGLVQGLTEFLPVSSSAHLRIVGEFLPHSADPGAAFTAITQLGTETAVVIYFWRDIVRILRQWGLSLAGRVPRSDPDARMGWLIILGSLPIGVLGLLFEDWIDTEFRSLWITATMLVVFGVFLAVADRVGRQHRHLDDLTVRHGVLYGLAQALALIPGVSRSGGTITAGLLMGYTREAAARYAFLLAIPAVFASGLYKLATTVGEPQAGPYGTAETLLATGVAFAVAYVIIGWFMHYISNRSYTLFVWYRIAVGLVLFVLLGLGLISA from the coding sequence GTGAACTGGATCGAAAGCATCATCCTGGGCCTCGTGCAGGGCCTGACCGAGTTCCTCCCGGTCTCCTCCTCGGCGCACCTGCGCATCGTGGGGGAGTTCCTGCCCCACAGCGCCGACCCGGGCGCGGCCTTCACCGCGATCACCCAGCTGGGCACCGAAACCGCGGTGGTGATCTACTTCTGGCGCGACATCGTGCGGATCCTGCGGCAGTGGGGCCTGTCACTGGCCGGACGGGTGCCCCGCTCGGACCCCGACGCCCGGATGGGCTGGCTGATCATCCTGGGCTCGCTGCCCATCGGCGTGCTCGGGCTGCTGTTCGAGGACTGGATCGACACCGAGTTCCGGTCGCTGTGGATCACCGCCACGATGCTCGTGGTCTTCGGCGTGTTCCTGGCGGTGGCCGACCGCGTCGGGCGCCAGCACCGCCACCTCGACGACCTCACCGTCCGCCACGGCGTGCTCTACGGGCTGGCCCAGGCCCTCGCGCTGATCCCCGGGGTCTCCCGCTCGGGCGGGACGATCACCGCCGGGCTGCTGATGGGATACACCCGCGAGGCGGCCGCCCGCTACGCCTTCCTGCTGGCCATCCCGGCGGTCTTCGCCTCCGGGCTCTACAAGTTGGCCACCACGGTCGGGGAACCGCAGGCGGGCCCCTACGGCACCGCCGAGACGCTGCTGGCCACCGGGGTGGCCTTCGCGGTCGCCTACGTGATCATCGGCTGGTTCATGCACTACATCTCCAACCGCAGCTACACCCTGTTCGTGTGGTACCGCATCGCGGTGGGCCTGGTCCTGTTCGTGCTGCTGGGCCTGGGCCTGATCAGCGCCTGA
- a CDS encoding M20/M25/M40 family metallo-hydrolase, which translates to MTDHRSAAASTPEGETVEICRNLIRIDTSNFGSGDARGERRAAEYVAGLIEEVGVPTTLLESAPGRANVFARIEGTDPSADALLVHGHLDVVPAIAADWSVDPFGGELRDGMIWGRGAVDMKDMDAMMISVLRHMVRTGQRPRRDIVFGFFADEEAGMVYGSHWIAEHHRHLFDGVTDAISEVGGYSATIGGQRAYLLQTAEKGLMWLRLHARGTAGHGSQLNDDNPVTRLSRALADIGSYRWPIELTKTTRAFLDGVTELTGVEFDPQDPQRLLRELGSVARFVGATLQTTANPTMLEAGYKVNVVPGSAEAGLDVRYLPEQREIVLAKLQELAGEGVEFSFESDDIALEVPFSGTVVDAMVDALHAEDPGAVVLPYMLSGGTDNKSLDPLGITGYGFVPLRLPDELDFPAMFHGVDERVPTDSLEFGSRVLHRLLTSY; encoded by the coding sequence ATGACCGACCACCGCAGCGCCGCCGCCTCCACGCCCGAGGGCGAGACCGTGGAGATCTGCCGCAACCTCATCCGGATCGACACCTCGAACTTCGGCAGCGGCGACGCCCGCGGGGAGCGCCGCGCCGCGGAGTACGTGGCCGGGCTGATCGAGGAGGTCGGGGTCCCCACCACGCTGCTGGAGTCCGCCCCGGGCCGGGCCAACGTCTTCGCCCGGATCGAGGGCACCGACCCCTCGGCCGACGCGCTGCTCGTGCACGGGCACCTCGACGTGGTCCCGGCCATCGCCGCGGACTGGTCGGTGGACCCCTTCGGCGGGGAGCTGCGGGACGGGATGATCTGGGGCCGCGGCGCCGTGGACATGAAGGACATGGACGCGATGATGATCTCCGTGCTGCGCCACATGGTGCGCACCGGCCAGCGCCCCCGACGCGACATCGTCTTCGGCTTCTTCGCCGACGAGGAGGCCGGGATGGTCTACGGTTCCCACTGGATCGCCGAGCACCACCGGCACCTCTTCGACGGGGTCACCGACGCCATCAGCGAGGTCGGCGGGTACTCGGCGACCATCGGCGGGCAGCGGGCCTACCTGCTGCAGACCGCGGAGAAGGGCCTGATGTGGCTGCGGCTGCACGCCCGCGGCACCGCCGGGCACGGCTCCCAGCTCAACGACGACAACCCCGTCACCCGCCTCTCCCGGGCGCTGGCCGACATCGGCTCCTACCGGTGGCCGATCGAGCTGACCAAGACCACCCGGGCGTTCCTCGACGGGGTCACCGAGCTCACCGGCGTGGAGTTCGACCCCCAGGACCCGCAGCGGCTGCTGCGCGAGCTCGGCTCGGTGGCCCGCTTCGTCGGGGCGACCCTGCAGACCACCGCCAACCCGACGATGCTCGAGGCCGGGTACAAGGTCAACGTGGTCCCCGGCTCCGCAGAGGCCGGCCTCGACGTGCGCTACCTGCCCGAGCAGCGCGAGATCGTGCTGGCCAAGCTGCAGGAGCTCGCGGGGGAGGGCGTGGAGTTCTCCTTCGAGTCCGACGACATCGCCCTGGAGGTGCCCTTCTCCGGGACGGTGGTCGACGCGATGGTCGACGCCCTGCACGCCGAGGACCCCGGGGCGGTCGTGCTGCCCTACATGCTCTCCGGCGGCACCGACAACAAGTCCCTGGACCCGCTGGGGATCACCGGCTACGGGTTCGTCCCGCTGCGCCTGCCCGACGAGCTGGACTTCCCGGCCATGTTCCACGGGGTCGACGAGCGGGTGCCCACCGACTCCCTCGAGTTCGGCTCCCGGGTCCTGCACCGGCTGCTCACCTCGTACTGA
- a CDS encoding zinc-dependent alcohol dehydrogenase family protein produces the protein MQQLALAAPGGLDRLALQDAPDPGAPGPGQVRVRVRASSLNYHDYVVVTGASPAADGRIPLADGAGVVEAVGEGVEEFAVGETVVSCFFPHWQDGPPVDGDFRRVPGDGLDGYAREVVVRPATWFTRAPAGWSAAEAATITTAGLTAWRALVVDGGLRAGDVVLTLGTGGVSVYAAQLAKRLGATVIATSSSDAKLERIRALGADHTINYREDPSWGRTVLELTGGRGADHVVEVGGPGTLPQSVRAVRIGGHIALIGVLTGAAGEVPTALLMAKQARLQGLIVGSRRHQADFVRALETTGLRPVLDRSFGLAETAEAFRHQESGAHFGKIVVEL, from the coding sequence GTGCAGCAGCTCGCCCTCGCCGCCCCCGGCGGCCTCGACCGCCTCGCCCTCCAGGACGCCCCCGACCCCGGCGCCCCCGGTCCCGGGCAGGTGCGGGTGCGCGTGCGGGCGAGCTCCCTGAACTACCACGACTACGTGGTCGTCACGGGGGCGAGCCCGGCCGCCGACGGGCGGATCCCGCTGGCCGACGGCGCCGGCGTCGTCGAGGCCGTCGGGGAGGGGGTCGAGGAGTTCGCGGTGGGCGAGACCGTGGTCTCCTGCTTCTTCCCGCACTGGCAGGACGGCCCGCCGGTGGACGGCGACTTCCGCCGCGTGCCCGGCGACGGCCTCGACGGCTACGCCCGCGAGGTGGTCGTGCGTCCCGCCACGTGGTTCACCCGCGCCCCCGCCGGGTGGAGCGCCGCCGAGGCCGCGACCATCACCACGGCCGGGCTCACCGCCTGGCGCGCGCTCGTGGTGGACGGCGGGCTGCGGGCCGGGGACGTGGTGCTGACCCTGGGCACCGGCGGGGTCTCGGTCTACGCCGCGCAGCTGGCCAAGCGGCTGGGGGCCACCGTCATCGCGACCTCGTCCTCGGACGCCAAGCTCGAGCGGATCCGGGCCCTCGGGGCGGACCACACGATCAACTACCGGGAGGACCCCTCGTGGGGGCGCACCGTCCTGGAGCTGACCGGCGGGCGCGGGGCCGACCACGTCGTGGAGGTCGGCGGGCCGGGCACGCTGCCCCAGTCGGTGCGCGCGGTGCGCATCGGCGGGCACATCGCCCTCATCGGGGTGCTCACCGGCGCCGCCGGGGAGGTGCCCACGGCCCTGCTGATGGCCAAGCAGGCCCGCCTGCAGGGGCTGATCGTGGGCAGCCGCCGGCACCAGGCCGACTTCGTGCGCGCCCTCGAGACGACGGGGCTGCGCCCGGTGCTGGACCGCAGCTTCGGGCTGGCGGAGACCGCCGAGGCCTTCCGCCACCAGGAGTCCGGGGCGCACTTCGGCAAGATCGTCGTCGAGCTGTGA
- a CDS encoding HAD family hydrolase, whose protein sequence is MPHPAAPPLTPPGTRPCALPSAVLFDMDGTLVDTEPSWFAAEAQLVADHGGSWTETDSLRLVGWGLEDAAAELRRAGVRLGVRAIVDELLTRVVAATRARTVHRAGARELVEALRARGVPLALVTSSEAPLAEVVIASLGGPGVFDVVVTGDLGHPAKPAPDPYLRAAAALSRHPAGPPDPARMLAVEDSRTGIRSATAAGLCTLAVPHLVPVDDAGAHHVLPTLAGVGPEDLGRLVARARP, encoded by the coding sequence ATGCCCCACCCCGCCGCACCACCCCTGACACCCCCCGGCACGCGCCCGTGCGCGCTGCCCTCGGCCGTGCTCTTCGACATGGACGGCACGCTCGTGGACACCGAGCCCTCCTGGTTCGCCGCCGAGGCCCAGCTCGTCGCCGACCACGGCGGGTCCTGGACCGAGACCGACTCCCTGCGCCTGGTCGGGTGGGGCCTGGAGGACGCCGCCGCCGAGCTGCGCCGGGCCGGGGTGCGGCTGGGGGTGCGCGCGATCGTCGACGAGCTGCTGACCCGCGTCGTGGCCGCCACCCGCGCCCGGACCGTCCACCGCGCCGGCGCCCGCGAGCTCGTCGAGGCCCTGCGCGCCCGGGGCGTGCCGCTGGCCCTGGTCACCAGCAGCGAGGCACCCCTGGCCGAGGTCGTCATCGCCTCCCTCGGCGGCCCCGGCGTCTTCGACGTCGTCGTCACCGGGGACCTCGGCCACCCCGCCAAACCCGCCCCCGACCCCTACCTGCGCGCCGCCGCCGCCCTGTCCCGCCACCCCGCCGGGCCCCCGGACCCGGCCCGCATGCTCGCCGTCGAGGACTCCCGCACCGGCATCCGCTCGGCCACCGCCGCCGGGCTGTGCACGCTCGCCGTCCCCCACCTCGTGCCCGTCGACGACGCCGGGGCCCACCACGTGCTGCCCACCCTCGCCGGGGTCGGCCCCGAGGACCTCGGCCGGCTCGTGGCCCGGGCCCGCCCGTGA
- the mshC gene encoding cysteine--1-D-myo-inosityl 2-amino-2-deoxy-alpha-D-glucopyranoside ligase: MRAWSARPVPDLPGEAPLPVVQDTRLRRAVALPRQERASLYVCGITPYDATHMGHAATYVAFDLLHRAWLDAGTPVDYVQNVTDVDDPLLERAAATGVDWRELAAEQTELFRTDMAALNVLPPQHYVGATESVAWIVPAVEQLLERGTAYRVPGTGGEPDGDVYFDVEAAGGQAWTLGEISGLDADQMLPLFAERGGDPERPGKRHRLDPLLWRAARDGEPSWDGGGLGPGRPGWHIECSLIALHHLPAPFTVQGGGSDLVFPHHEMGAGHCSALTGRPMAEHFLHTGMVGLEGEKMSKSRGNLVLVSRLRAEGVEPAAIRTAILAHRYREDWSWTALGLATAVARLDTWRRALGVAPAGSAAPLLERVRAALAEDLDAPAALAALDDWAAAALTGTAEASAEDAGLVRALVEARLGLVL, encoded by the coding sequence ATGAGAGCCTGGTCCGCCCGTCCCGTCCCCGACCTGCCCGGCGAGGCACCCCTGCCGGTCGTGCAGGACACCCGGCTGCGGCGGGCCGTCGCGCTGCCGCGCCAGGAGCGGGCGAGCCTGTACGTGTGCGGGATCACCCCCTACGACGCCACGCACATGGGGCACGCGGCCACCTACGTGGCCTTCGACCTGCTGCACCGGGCCTGGCTCGACGCCGGCACCCCGGTCGACTACGTCCAGAACGTCACCGACGTCGACGACCCCCTGCTCGAGCGCGCCGCCGCGACCGGGGTGGACTGGCGGGAGCTGGCCGCCGAGCAGACGGAGCTGTTCCGCACGGACATGGCCGCCCTCAACGTCCTGCCGCCCCAGCACTACGTGGGGGCCACCGAGTCCGTGGCGTGGATCGTCCCGGCCGTCGAGCAGCTGCTCGAGCGCGGGACGGCCTACCGGGTCCCCGGCACCGGCGGGGAGCCCGACGGCGACGTCTACTTCGACGTGGAGGCCGCCGGCGGGCAGGCGTGGACGCTGGGGGAGATCTCCGGGCTGGACGCCGATCAGATGCTGCCGCTGTTCGCCGAGCGCGGCGGGGACCCCGAGCGCCCGGGCAAGCGCCACCGGCTGGACCCGCTGCTGTGGCGGGCCGCCCGGGACGGGGAGCCCTCCTGGGACGGCGGCGGGCTCGGGCCGGGCCGGCCCGGCTGGCACATCGAGTGCTCCCTGATCGCCCTGCACCACCTGCCCGCCCCCTTCACCGTCCAGGGCGGGGGCTCCGACCTCGTCTTCCCCCACCACGAGATGGGCGCGGGGCACTGCTCGGCCCTGACCGGCCGGCCCATGGCCGAGCACTTCCTGCACACCGGCATGGTCGGGCTCGAGGGCGAGAAGATGTCGAAGTCGCGCGGGAACCTGGTGCTCGTCTCCCGGCTGCGCGCCGAGGGCGTGGAGCCGGCGGCGATCCGCACCGCGATCCTCGCCCACCGCTACCGGGAGGACTGGTCCTGGACCGCCCTGGGCCTGGCCACCGCCGTCGCCCGCCTCGACACCTGGCGCCGCGCCCTGGGCGTGGCCCCGGCCGGGTCCGCGGCCCCGCTGCTGGAGCGGGTGCGCGCCGCCCTGGCCGAGGACCTCGACGCCCCGGCGGCGCTGGCGGCCCTGGACGACTGGGCCGCGGCCGCTCTCACCGGCACCGCCGAGGCCTCGGCCGAGGACGCCGGGCTGGTGCGTGCGCTCGTGGAGGCCCGGCTGGGCCTCGTGCTCTGA
- a CDS encoding acyl-CoA dehydrogenase family protein, which produces MPDDDALLHRLLPEQLLTTLRGRAAGYDRENRFFTEDLADLVATGYPLLLVPREHGGAGADLRQAVAAQRRLAAAAPATALGINMHHVVMGMARTLHQRGDRRAEHLFAQAAAGELFAFGISEAGNDAVLFDAATEAVADGDGYRLSGTKIFTSLSPAWTRLLVHARETAAERNPLVFGVLERDAEGIEVRQDWDTLGMRASQSCTTVLEGAPLRPEHVLTRTPAAPNADPVVWGIFGCFELLLAAVYTGLADRAIEVAAGIAATRRSRAAQAPYAQDPDIRWQLAEAVIVRDGIELQLDRLAADVDALGTPAEPPHGARWFLLFSGLKHRATEAARRVVDLAVRSSGGGQYFRGAELERLYRDVLAGIYHPSDSESVHAATARALLGPAAG; this is translated from the coding sequence GTGCCCGACGACGACGCCCTGCTGCACCGGCTGCTGCCCGAGCAGCTGCTCACCACGCTGCGCGGCCGGGCCGCCGGCTACGACCGCGAGAACCGCTTCTTCACCGAGGACCTGGCCGACCTCGTGGCCACCGGCTACCCGCTGCTGCTCGTCCCGCGCGAGCACGGCGGGGCCGGGGCCGATCTCCGGCAGGCCGTGGCCGCCCAGCGGCGTCTGGCCGCCGCCGCCCCGGCCACGGCCCTGGGGATCAACATGCACCACGTGGTCATGGGGATGGCCCGCACCCTGCACCAGCGCGGGGACCGGCGCGCCGAGCACCTGTTCGCCCAGGCCGCCGCCGGCGAGCTGTTCGCCTTCGGCATCTCCGAGGCCGGCAACGACGCGGTGCTCTTCGACGCCGCCACCGAGGCCGTCGCCGACGGGGACGGCTACCGGCTCAGCGGCACGAAGATCTTCACCTCCCTCTCCCCGGCCTGGACCCGGCTGCTCGTCCACGCCCGCGAGACCGCCGCCGAGCGCAACCCCCTGGTCTTCGGGGTGCTCGAGCGCGACGCGGAGGGCATCGAGGTCCGCCAGGACTGGGACACCCTGGGCATGCGCGCCTCCCAGTCGTGCACCACCGTGCTGGAGGGCGCCCCGCTGCGCCCCGAGCACGTGCTCACCCGCACCCCCGCGGCCCCCAACGCCGACCCCGTGGTGTGGGGGATCTTCGGGTGCTTCGAGCTGCTGCTGGCCGCCGTCTACACCGGTCTCGCCGACCGGGCGATCGAGGTCGCGGCCGGGATCGCCGCCACCCGGCGCTCGCGGGCGGCGCAGGCCCCGTACGCGCAGGACCCGGACATCCGGTGGCAGCTGGCCGAGGCGGTGATCGTGCGCGACGGGATCGAGCTGCAGCTGGACCGGCTCGCCGCCGACGTCGACGCCCTGGGCACCCCCGCCGAGCCACCGCACGGGGCGCGGTGGTTCCTGCTGTTCTCCGGGCTCAAGCACCGGGCGACCGAGGCGGCGCGCCGGGTCGTGGACCTGGCCGTGCGCTCCTCCGGGGGCGGGCAGTACTTCCGCGGCGCGGAGCTCGAGCGGCTCTACCGCGACGTGCTGGCCGGGATCTACCACCCCTCCGACAGCGAGTCGGTGCACGCGGCGACCGCGCGGGCCCTGCTGGGACCGGCCGCGGGCTGA
- a CDS encoding PAC2 family protein: MSEFDETPPAPQAGPFGVVREGEDPERVTVLVAAFEGWNDAGDAATDAVKFLAEHLGARDVFEVSSDDYYDYQFSRPIVRRAATGEVKIVWPTTRLSTASVPGTNLDLVLLHGWEPSYRWRAFTAELLEQATLLDVDFVVMVGALLADVPHTRPIPVSKTSDTEELQEELHIDSSPYEGPTGIVGVLSHMASLGGFPTLSLWAAVPHYVAQSPSPKAELALLRELEELLSLTLPLETIAEDAEAWERGVNELAADDPEIAAYVQQLEEAKDTTDLPEATGDAIAREFERYLRRRRDER, from the coding sequence GTGAGCGAATTCGACGAGACGCCCCCCGCCCCGCAGGCCGGGCCTTTCGGCGTCGTCCGCGAGGGCGAGGACCCGGAGCGCGTGACCGTGCTGGTCGCCGCCTTCGAGGGCTGGAACGACGCCGGGGACGCGGCCACCGACGCGGTGAAGTTCCTCGCCGAGCACCTCGGGGCCCGGGACGTCTTCGAGGTCTCCTCCGACGACTACTACGACTACCAGTTCTCCCGCCCGATCGTGCGCCGGGCGGCCACCGGCGAGGTGAAGATCGTCTGGCCCACCACCCGCCTGTCCACGGCCAGCGTGCCGGGCACGAACCTGGACCTGGTGCTGCTGCACGGGTGGGAGCCGTCCTACCGGTGGCGGGCGTTCACCGCCGAGCTGCTGGAGCAGGCGACGCTGTTGGACGTGGACTTCGTGGTGATGGTCGGGGCGCTGCTGGCCGACGTCCCGCACACCCGCCCGATCCCGGTCTCGAAGACCTCCGACACGGAGGAGCTGCAGGAGGAGCTGCACATCGACTCCTCCCCGTACGAGGGCCCGACCGGGATCGTGGGGGTGCTCTCCCACATGGCCTCCCTGGGCGGGTTCCCCACGCTGAGCCTGTGGGCCGCGGTGCCCCACTACGTCGCGCAGTCGCCCTCGCCCAAGGCGGAGCTGGCGCTGCTGCGCGAGCTCGAGGAGCTGCTGAGCCTGACCCTTCCGCTGGAGACGATCGCCGAGGACGCCGAGGCCTGGGAGCGCGGGGTCAACGAGCTGGCCGCCGACGACCCGGAGATCGCCGCCTACGTCCAGCAGCTCGAGGAGGCCAAGGACACCACGGACCTGCCCGAGGCCACCGGCGACGCCATCGCCCGGGAGTTCGAGCGCTACCTGCGCCGCCGCCGCGACGAGCGCTGA